CCACCTCGAGCAGGAGTGTCTTGTCGCTCTGGACGATCAGAGGTCCGGTCACGCGCTGGGCCCTTTCCGCTAGCGGTCGGCCGGTGCGGGTCCGGGCGGAACCGTACGGCCAAACCTCCAGTGTGCCGCATGCGGCGAAATGCGGGCGGGGGCCGGGCGGGGCGGCGGTCGGGGGCGGGCCGGTGCGGCTGGTACCGGCCCGTCCCCGACCGCCTGAGCGGCTACAAGGTGACGGGGGCCGCCGGGGCGGTGGTGGAGAGGACGGTGGCGACGCGACCCATAGGACCTACTTTCTGCGGTCGTCCGATGACGTGCCGTGACGCGGCGTCGGGATGGCTGCCCCTGTCGCGGCGCGACAATGCGCTTTATCACCCGCAGGGGTGAGGAATCAGACGGAGTCGTCCACGAGTTCGGCCACGCCGGTGATGCGGTGCAGGGGATAGGTACGGACCTCGTCGGCGGTGTGGTCGTACGCCGTGACGAAGCCGCCCTCCACCCGGATCGGAGCGATGACCCGCTGGCTCGCGGCGCCCTCGGCGTTGACGTAGCCGATCCAGACGGCCGCGCCGGTCATGACGGCGGCCTGGACGGTGGCGAGGGTGTCGGCGGAGGAGGTGCGCGGCAGACCGCCGTCGGCGGGGGCCGGGGCGGCGGCGGTGGGCTTGCGCTCGGCCGTGGCGGCCATGTCGCCCGCGCGGATCGCCCGTACCGCGGCGTCCAGCAGCGTGGGGGTCGGGGCGGGCGGGCCGTCCTGGACGGGGGCCGGGGCCGTGCGGGGCGGGGTGCGGCGGGCGTCGGCGCGGGTGACGACGACGTCGCCCTCCGCGGACTCCGCGGCGGGCGCGTACCCCATGCCGCGCAGGCCGTCGAGCAGGGCGTCCGGGGCGATCTGCGCCGCCAGGACCGTCGGGGCGAGGCGGCGCAGCCGCAAGGGGGCGGAGCGGCGGTCGGCGAGGATCTCCGCGAGGACCGCCTCGTCGTCGCAGCGCAGGTAGGACGAGGCCGCGCCGACCCGCAGATGGCCGTGACGGCGGGCCACGTCGTCGATCAGATACGCCAGCGGCTGCGGCACGGGCGTGCGCGAGTGGGTGGTGAGGAACGCCTTGAGGTCCGTGGCCGTCTGCCCGGCGTCCAGCGCGCGGCGCACCGAACCGGGGGTGAAGCGGTAGACGGTCGCCCCGCCCTTGGACTCGATGTCGGCGAGCACCCCCAGCGTCTGCGCCAGGGGCCGCTCCAGCGGGCCGGGCGCGACGGCGGTCAGATCGGCCTGGAGCAGCACGTGGTCCAGCGGCTCGGGCAGCAGCGGCGCGAGGAGCGCGGCCGCGGCCGTCTCGACGGGCGTGGCGGCCGCGTCCGGCACCGCGCCCGCCAGGGCGCGGCCGTGGGCGGCGAGGGCGCCGCGGCTGGTGACGCCCAGCAGGTCCGCCTCGGCCAGGGCCCAGCGGGCGAGCCGGGTGCGGAGGTCCTCGGCGCCCGGGTCGGCGGAGGTGCGCGGGGGACGTTCCCAGTGCAGCCGGTCCAGGAGCGTCCCCGGGGTGACGGAGGCGCCCGGGGGCAGGGTGGCGAGCAGGGCGAGCACCCGGCGGCGTACCTCGGGAGCCGGGCTGCGGTCCAGGTCGGGGCCGAGGGCCGCGAGGGTACGGGCCTTGGCGTCCCGCTCCCCGACGAGGCCCGGGGTGCGGGTGGCCGCGAGCCAGGCCGTGGCCAGCCGCGTCCAGCGCTCCTCGGCGGGCAGCCGGAGCCAGTCGTCGTACGCGGGCGTCGGGGCGTACCGCTCGTCCACCTCGCCGTCGGAGGCCAGCAGCCCCGCCGCGTAGGCCAGCTCGATCCAGAACGCGGTGGCGGACTCGGTGGTGTCCAGGGCGGCCGCGGTGCGCTTGAGGTCGCGGACGCTCAGCCCGCCCGCCCGCAGGACCAGCGGGCTGCCGCTCTCCCACTCCTTGAGGAGGTCCTCGACGACCGTCAGCGCCGTGTACGCCTGCCCGGCGGCCGTCGCGTCCACCACCCGCGGGGAGTGCTCGGTGACGGGCGCCAGCTCCGGGGCGACGGGCTCCGGCGCGCGGTGGGCGCGCCCGGCGCGCAGGTGCAGGGCCACCTCGCGGGGCAGCACCACCCCACCGGGGCCGGTGGACAGCAGCAGCCCGCGGTCGAGCAGCCAGCGCAGATGGGAGGCGGGGTCGGCGGTCACGGTGCCGTGCGGCGGCCCCCAGAGCAGCTTGCCGAGCACGGCGGTGGCCTCGGCGGGCGCCTCGGCGAGCAGCGCCGCCATCCTCTTGCGGTCGCTGAACAGCGCGCTGAGCGCGGCGACGGCCGTCACCGGGTCATGGGTGGCGGGCAGCCCCGCCGCGGCGACGATCTGCTGGATGCGGCCCGGCGACATTCCGGCGGTGGTCTCCGCGACCGTCGGCCCGAGGCCGGTGGGGGAGGGGTGGGCGGCGCTCGGCGCCAGCACCTCGCGGACCGTGCGCACCAGCCGCAGCCGGTCCTCGCCGCCCCAGACGAGGGCCTGCTCCCGCAGTGTCGCCACCGCGCGCGGCAGCTCGCGCCCGATGCGGGGGTCGTCGTCCGCGTCGCCGGTCATCAGGGCGCGGAGCGTGTCGTACGGGCACGGGTCGGGCGCCACGGCGAGCGCCTCGGCGACCTGGAGGGCGAAGCGGTCCAGCCGCTCCAGCGTCCGCACCACGGAGGCGCGGGTGCCGGCCCGGGTGGCGAGCTGGGTGAGGTCGCCGGGCACCGGGTTGAGCAGGTCGGGGCGGGCGCGCAGCAGCGCGGCGAGGTCCTCGTCGGGGCGGGTGCGCAGCTCGTCGGCGAGCGTGCGGGGGGCTCCGCGGCCGGCTTCGCCCTTGCGGGGCGCGCCGCCTCCGCGGGGCGCTTTGCCCGTCTTCCCTGTCTCCCGCCGCGCAGTGGTCATTCTGTTTACGGTACCGGGTCCCGGGGGGTGGGCCCCGGGCTCCGCCGGTGGTCGTGGCGCGGTCGGGTGCCTCATCGCGTTCCCTCCGTCGGCCCGGTGCGGAACCGGTACCTTCGGGGGGTAACGGCTGGTGGGTCTTGGCTGGTGGTTTTAGGGGATTCGGTGGGGATCGAGAGTGATCAGCTTGTTTACGACTACTTGAGCCAGGTCGGGGACCTCGCTCAGCGCAGACCGCTCACCTCCGGCGAGCGGATGCGGCTGGTCTCCCGGCTGCGCACGGAGATCGAGCGGCGCAGATCCGCCGAGGGGGCCGACTCCCCGGCCGCCGTGCGCCGGATCCTCGACGATCTGGGCTCGCCCGACGAGGCCGTCGCCGACGCGGAGGCCCCGGGCGGCGGCGGTACCGGTGGCGGTACCGGTGACCAGGGCCGGGTGCCGATGCCGCGCCGCGAGGGCGAGCCCGTCCGGTTCCCCGCCGCGGCGCCCCCGCACCTGGCGACCGAGGAGGAGCTGGGCCGCGGTGCCGGTGGCGACCAGGTCGACGGGTGGCAGCAGGCCGGCCCCGGGCCGTTCACGGCCGGGGACCGGGTGCACGGCTTCGTCGGCGGCATCGAGATCCCCGAGATGCTGAAGCCGCCGCCCACCGCGGCCGAACTGGCGCGGCGCGACGCGTCCGCCCGGCCGGCGGTCGAGCGGGCGGAACAGGACACGGAAGGCGTCGGGAGGGACGGGGACGGGAGCGAGGGTTCCGGGGCGGGCCGCCCCGGGCTGTGGCGCGCCGGGGACGGCACCGCGATGAGTCCGTTGCTGATCCTCGTCGCCGCGCTGCTGCTCGTCGGGGCCATGCTCGGCAACTGGCTCATGCTCGCCGCGGGCTGGGCGCTCGCCTACGTCACCCGCCGGCTCTCGCACACCGAGTCGCAGATGGCCGTCATGGTCGTCCCCGGCCTCACCGTCGCCGGCGGCATCGCCTGGCTGTGGGGCCGCGCGAACGGCCGCTGGGGCGACCCGATACCGGCGGGCGAGCTGGGCACGGCTCTCTCCGCCACCTGGCCGGTGGTCGTCCGGGTCGCTGCCGTCGCGTCGGCGCTGTTCGTGGTGTGGCGGGCCAGACGCTCTGCCTGAGGCCTTGTCCGGTGCGTTCCGTGTTTGTCGGCTGCACCTCCGCTGCGCGGCGGTGTCCTCAATCGCCGGACGGGCTTGATGGGGCCGGGCTCAGCCGAATCAAGCCCGTCCGGCGTTTGAGGACGCGCCCGCAGGGCGCTCGCCGCCGGAGGCGGCTCCCCCGGGAGCCCACGGAGTGCCCGGTATCACCAGCGGGCTCCCCGTCACCGGATCCGGTACGACCACCGAGTCCAGGCCGAAGACCTCCCGCACCAGCTCCGTCGTGACGATCTCCGACGGCCGCCCCCGCGCGATCACGCGGCCCGCCTTCATCGCCACCAGGTGATCGGCGTAGCGCGCCGCCTGGTTCAGGTCGTGCAGCACCGCGACGACCGTGCGGCCGCGTTCGTGGTTGAGCTGGCGGACCAGGTCCAGCACCTCCACCTGGTGGGCGATGTCGAGGTACGTCGTCGGCTCGTCCAGCAGCAGCAGATCCGTCTCCTGCGCCAGCGCCATCGCGATCCACACCCGCTGCCGCTGGCCGCCCGACAGCTCGTCGACGGCCCGCTCGGCCAGGGCCGACACGTCCGTGCGGGCCATGGCGTCCGTGACGGCGCGCTCGTCCGTCTCCGACCACTGCTGCCACCAGCGCTGGTGCGGCTGCCGGCCGCGTGCGACGAGGTCCGCGACGGTGATGGCCTCGGGGGCCACGGGCGTCTGCGGCAGCAGCCCGAGCGACTGGGCGATCCGCCGGGTGGGGATGCGGGCCAGCTCCTCGCCGTCCAGCAGCACCGACCCGCCCTTCGGCTTCAGCAGCCGGCCGAGCGCCCGCAGGAGCGTCGACTTCCCGCACGCGTTCGGGCCGACGACGACCGTCACCTCGCCGTCGGGGACGTCGAGGTCGAGGGTGTCCACGACCGTGCGGTCCTCGTAGGCGAGGGTCAGCCCGCGGGCGGTGAGCCTGCTCCCGGCCACACCCGTGCTCCCGGCCACGCTCTCCGTCGCGTTCCTGCTCTCGGTCGTCATGCTTTGCCTCCGGTGCGGCTGCGAATGATCAGCCAGATCAGATACGGGGCACCGACGGCGGCGGTCAGCACGCCCACGGGCAGTTCGGTGGGCTCGAAGAGCTTGCGGGCCAGCAGGTCCGCGAGGACGACGACGACCGCGCCCAGCAGCGCCGAGCACAGCAGCGGGATCTGCGCGGTACGGGTCATCCGGCGGGCGATCTGCGGGGCGAGCAGCGCCACGAAGTCCACGGGACCGGCCGCGCCCGTCGCGATCGAGGCGAGCACCACGCCCAGCAGCACCAGCCCGAACCGCACCCGGCCCAGCCGTACGCCCAGCGCGGTGGCCGTGTCGTCGTCCATGGCCACCGTGCGCTGCGCCCGCGCCGCCCAGAGGACGAAGGGGACGAGCGCGAGCAGCGCCCAGGACAGCGGTGCGGCCTCGCCCCAGCCGCGCCCGTTGAGCGAACCGGTCATCCACACCTGGGCCTGCTGGGCGACGAGGTAGTCGCCCTTGGTCATGAACAGATGGGTGACCGAGCGCAGCGCGACCGCGAAGCCGATGCCGATGAGCACGAAACGCGCGGCGTGCAGCCCGCGCCGCCACGCGAAGGCGTAGACGAGGGCGGCGGCGAGCAGCCCGCCGATGACGGACAGGTACGGCAGGAAGGCGTACGAGGTGACGCCGAAGGTCATCGCGCCGACCGTCAGGGCGCTCGCGCCCTGGGTGATGCCGATGATGTCGGGGCTGGCCAGGGGGTTGCGGGAGACGGTCTGGATGAGTGCCCCGGCGATGCCGAAGGCCGCGCCGATCAGCAGGCCGACGGTCATCCGGGGCAGCCGCAGCGTGCCCACGACCAGCTCGTCGGACGACGGCTGCCCGAGGACGACCTTCACGGCCTCCAGGGGGGTGACGAAGGTCTTGCCGACGCAGAGGTAGGCGACGCACACGGCGGCGAGCAGCGCCGCGAGGCCGAGCGCGACGGCCGCGGCCCGCCGGTGGACGAGGAACGAGCCACGACCGGCCCGTACGAGCAGATAGCCGGCGGGCCGCTGTCCCGCCTTCGCCGGAGCCGGAGCCGGAGCCGGAGCCGGTGCCGGGGACACGGTGTACGTCATGCCGCCACCGCCTTGCGGCGCACCAGCGTGACGAGGAAGGGCACGCCGATCAGGGCCGTCATGACGCCCGAGGGGACCTCGCTCGGCGGGAAGAGGATCCGGCCGATGACGTCGGCGACGAGCAGCATGACGGGGCCGATGAGCGCGGCCATGGGCAGCACCCAGCGGTGGTCGGAGCCGACGATCGCGCGGGCGATGTGCGGCACGGCCAGGCCGATGAAGGCGATCGGCCCGGCGGCGGCGACGCCCACGCCGGTGAGGACGGTGGCGCCGAGACCGCCGACGATCCGTACGGTCGCGACGTTCTGCCCGAGGCCCTTGGCGACGTCCTCGCCGAGCGCCAGGGCGTCGAGCCCGCGCGCCACGGACACCACCATCACCAGGCCCACCAGCAGAAACGGCCAGATCTGTTCGACGATCTCGGGTTTACGGCCGGCGAGCGAGCCGACCTGCCAGAAGCGGAAGTCGTCCAGCACGCGCGCGTGGGTGGTGAGGATCGCGTGGATGACCGAGACCAGCAGCGCGTTGATCGCGGCGCCCGCGAGTGCGAGCTTCACCGGCGAGGCGCCGCCGCGGCCGCGGGAGGCGATGGCGTACACGGCGACGCCCGCGATGCCCGCGCCCGCGAAGGCCCACCACACGAAGCCCGTCAGGGAGTGCACCCCGGCGACGGAGAGGGCCAGGACGACACCCACCGAGGCGCCCTGGCTGATGCCGAGGATGCCGGGGTCGGCGATGGGGTTGCGGGTGAGGCCCTGCATGGCCGTGCCCGCCACGGCCAGCGCGGCGCCGACCATCAGGCCGATGAGGGTGCGGGGCAGCCGCATCTCCCGGACGACGGTGGCCGTGGTGTCCGAGCCGCCGTGCAGCAGCACGTCGAGGAGCTCGGACGGCGGGGTCGGGCGGGCGCCCACGGCGAGACTGAGCGCCACCGCGACCAGCAGGGCGACGGCCGCGGCCGCCGTCCAGCCGACGCGGCGGCGGATCATGGGAGATCCGGGGCTGCTGATCGGGACGGCGGCTGACATCGCTTCCACTTCGCGCTCGAAAACTTCGCGTCGTCCATGAACTTCGCGGTCGTACATGCCGACAACGCTGAGGGCGGGCGGACCGAGGCCCCAACTTAGGCGAGGCTTAGTGTACGGGTGGGGCCGGCGGCAGAATGTGGGGCATGACCTCGCTCCCGCGCACGCATCGGTTCACGGTCGGCTTCGACCTCGATCTCACGCTGGTCGACTCCAAGCCCGGCATCAGAGCCGCGTACGAATCCCTGGTCGCCACCACCGGGACGCCCATCGACATCGACCTCGTCTGCGGCCGGCTCGGTCCGCCGCTCGAGCACGAGCTGCTCAACTGGTTCCCCGCGGAGAAGGTCGACTGGGCCGCCGACATCTACCGGACCGCGTACCCGAAGCTCGGGATCGTCCCGTCACCCGCCATGCCCGGCGCCCGCGAGGCCATCGCCGCGGTCCAGGAGCTGGGCGGGCGGGCGATCGTCGTCACCGCCAAGTACCCGGTCAACGCCCGGCTCCACCTCGACCACCTGGGCCTCGCGCCCGACGTCCTCATAGGCGACCTGTGGGCCGAGGACAAGGCGCTGGCGCTGCGCGAGCACGGCGCGAGCGTCTACGTCGGCGACCACGTCGGTGATGTGCGCGGCGCGCGTACGGCCGGTGCGCTGTCCGTGGCGGTCGCGACCGGGCCGTGCGACGTGGAGGAACTGCGCGCGGCGGGTGCCGATGTGCTGCTCGCCGATCTCACGGCCTTCCCGGCCTGGCTGCGCGGCTACCGGGCGGAGACGGACCCGGCGGCCTCCCGCGCCTGACGGCGCTGCTCCGCGATCGACCGCAGCACCCCGGCCCCGGCGACGAGGAAACCGACGCCCATCAGCATGCACACGAAGTACGCGGCCGGGGGCAGCGGATCGGCGCCCAGGAAGAGCGGCGCGACCGTCGCCAGCGTGGCGACCGCGCCCACGAAGAAGACGATGGCGCCGACGCGTACCAGCAGATCCCCGGCTCGGGGCGTTTCGTTGCTCACCCGACCAGGGTAGATCCCTACCGGTCGGCGTGGACTCCATCGCCGTACGCACCGGACAGACGCCAGATGCGCAGAGGTACCACCCGGGGACGTCTTGTCACCGGGCCCGGGACCATTAGCCTTGGGGGTAGCGGGTCTTGCGACCCGCTGTCGTGCTATCCAGAGCTGTTTTGCCGTTGTTTTTTGCAGTTTCCGGCGTTTCCCGACGAGATACGAGGACGAGGACAGACGTGCCTACCGGCAAGGTCAAGTGGTTCAACAGTGAGAAGGGCTTCGGCTTTCTCTCCCGTGACGACGGCGAGGACGTTTTCGTCCACTCCTCGGTGCTCCCGGCCGGGGTCGACACCCTCAAGCCCGGCCAGCGGGTGGAGTTCGGTGTCGTGGCCGGACAGCGCGGCGACCAGGCGCTCACCGTGACGCTCCTCGACCCCGCCCCCTCGGTAGCGGCCGCGCAGCGACGCAAGCCCGACGAACTGGCCTCGATCGTCCAGGACCTCACCACCCTCCTGGAGAACGTCACCCAGCAGCTGGAGCGCGGCCGTTACCCGGACAAGGCGCACGGCGCCAAGATCGCGGGCATGCTGCGCGCCGTCGCCGACCAGATGGACGTCTGAGCGGTACGGACAGAGGCTTACGGAAAAGCGAGCGCGTCACGGCCGAGGGGCGGTACGAGTCCCTCGGCCGCGGCACGCGTGAGCAGTCCGCGCACCGCCGCGTAGCCGGCCTCGCCGAGGCCTGCCGTGAATTCATTGACGTACAGCCCGATGTGCTGGTCCGCGACCGCCGGATCCATCTCCTGCGCGTGCTCCAGCACATACGGCCGGGAGACCAGCGGGTCGTCCCAGGCCATGCGCACCGACGTCCGCGCCGCCTCGGCCAGTTCGCGCAGTCGCGCGGCACCCAGCGAGCGCTTGGCGATGATCGCGCCGAGCGGGATGGGCAGCCCGGTCGTGGACTCCCAGTGCTCGCCCATGTCGGCGAGGCAGGCCAGCCCGTAGTCCTGATACGTGAACCGCGCCTCGTGGATCACGAGACCCGCGTCCACCTTGCCGTCCCGGACCGCGGGCATGATCTCGTGGAACGGCAGCACGACGACCTCGCCGACACCGCCGGGCACCTCGGTGGCGGCCCACAGCCGGAAGAGCAGATACGCGGTCGAGCGCTCGCTCGGCACGGCGACGGTCTTCCCGGCCAGATCGGCGGCGCTCCCGCCGTCCCGCGTGAGCACCAGCGGCCCGCAGCCCCGGCCGAGCGCCCCGCCGCACGGCAGCAGCGCGTACTCCTCCAGCACCCACGGCAGCACCGCGTACGACACCTTCAGCACGTCGAACTCGCCGCGCTCGGCCATGCCGTTGGTGATGTCGATGTCCGCGAACGTGACGTCCAGGGCGGGTGCGCCCGGCACCCGGCCGTGCGCCCAGGCGTCGAAGACGAAGGTGTCGTTCGGGCAGGGCGAATACGCGATCTTCAGCGGCTCGCTCATCGGGTGACCTCGGCTTTCTCGACGGGTGGCACGTCCAGCGCGGACGGGAGCCGCCGGAACGCGTCCGTGAGCGCGGCCAGCGCGTCCCCGATCCGCCAGGCGGCCCGGTCGCGCGGCCCGACCGCGTTGGAGACGGCACGCAGCTCCAGCGCCGGCACGCCGTGCGCGGCGGCGGCCTCGGCGACGCCGAACCCCTCCATGGCCTCGGCGAGGGCCTGCGGATGGCGTGCCGTCAGCTCTGCGGC
The window above is part of the Streptomyces syringium genome. Proteins encoded here:
- a CDS encoding helicase-associated domain-containing protein; this translates as MTTARRETGKTGKAPRGGGAPRKGEAGRGAPRTLADELRTRPDEDLAALLRARPDLLNPVPGDLTQLATRAGTRASVVRTLERLDRFALQVAEALAVAPDPCPYDTLRALMTGDADDDPRIGRELPRAVATLREQALVWGGEDRLRLVRTVREVLAPSAAHPSPTGLGPTVAETTAGMSPGRIQQIVAAAGLPATHDPVTAVAALSALFSDRKRMAALLAEAPAEATAVLGKLLWGPPHGTVTADPASHLRWLLDRGLLLSTGPGGVVLPREVALHLRAGRAHRAPEPVAPELAPVTEHSPRVVDATAAGQAYTALTVVEDLLKEWESGSPLVLRAGGLSVRDLKRTAAALDTTESATAFWIELAYAAGLLASDGEVDERYAPTPAYDDWLRLPAEERWTRLATAWLAATRTPGLVGERDAKARTLAALGPDLDRSPAPEVRRRVLALLATLPPGASVTPGTLLDRLHWERPPRTSADPGAEDLRTRLARWALAEADLLGVTSRGALAAHGRALAGAVPDAAATPVETAAAALLAPLLPEPLDHVLLQADLTAVAPGPLERPLAQTLGVLADIESKGGATVYRFTPGSVRRALDAGQTATDLKAFLTTHSRTPVPQPLAYLIDDVARRHGHLRVGAASSYLRCDDEAVLAEILADRRSAPLRLRRLAPTVLAAQIAPDALLDGLRGMGYAPAAESAEGDVVVTRADARRTPPRTAPAPVQDGPPAPTPTLLDAAVRAIRAGDMAATAERKPTAAAPAPADGGLPRTSSADTLATVQAAVMTGAAVWIGYVNAEGAASQRVIAPIRVEGGFVTAYDHTADEVRTYPLHRITGVAELVDDSV
- a CDS encoding ABC transporter ATP-binding protein, with product MTTESRNATESVAGSTGVAGSRLTARGLTLAYEDRTVVDTLDLDVPDGEVTVVVGPNACGKSTLLRALGRLLKPKGGSVLLDGEELARIPTRRIAQSLGLLPQTPVAPEAITVADLVARGRQPHQRWWQQWSETDERAVTDAMARTDVSALAERAVDELSGGQRQRVWIAMALAQETDLLLLDEPTTYLDIAHQVEVLDLVRQLNHERGRTVVAVLHDLNQAARYADHLVAMKAGRVIARGRPSEIVTTELVREVFGLDSVVVPDPVTGSPLVIPGTPWAPGGAASGGERPAGASSNAGRA
- a CDS encoding FecCD family ABC transporter permease, whose product is MTYTVSPAPAPAPAPAPAKAGQRPAGYLLVRAGRGSFLVHRRAAAVALGLAALLAAVCVAYLCVGKTFVTPLEAVKVVLGQPSSDELVVGTLRLPRMTVGLLIGAAFGIAGALIQTVSRNPLASPDIIGITQGASALTVGAMTFGVTSYAFLPYLSVIGGLLAAALVYAFAWRRGLHAARFVLIGIGFAVALRSVTHLFMTKGDYLVAQQAQVWMTGSLNGRGWGEAAPLSWALLALVPFVLWAARAQRTVAMDDDTATALGVRLGRVRFGLVLLGVVLASIATGAAGPVDFVALLAPQIARRMTRTAQIPLLCSALLGAVVVVLADLLARKLFEPTELPVGVLTAAVGAPYLIWLIIRSRTGGKA
- a CDS encoding FecCD family ABC transporter permease translates to MSAAVPISSPGSPMIRRRVGWTAAAAVALLVAVALSLAVGARPTPPSELLDVLLHGGSDTTATVVREMRLPRTLIGLMVGAALAVAGTAMQGLTRNPIADPGILGISQGASVGVVLALSVAGVHSLTGFVWWAFAGAGIAGVAVYAIASRGRGGASPVKLALAGAAINALLVSVIHAILTTHARVLDDFRFWQVGSLAGRKPEIVEQIWPFLLVGLVMVVSVARGLDALALGEDVAKGLGQNVATVRIVGGLGATVLTGVGVAAAGPIAFIGLAVPHIARAIVGSDHRWVLPMAALIGPVMLLVADVIGRILFPPSEVPSGVMTALIGVPFLVTLVRRKAVAA
- a CDS encoding HAD family hydrolase, yielding MTSLPRTHRFTVGFDLDLTLVDSKPGIRAAYESLVATTGTPIDIDLVCGRLGPPLEHELLNWFPAEKVDWAADIYRTAYPKLGIVPSPAMPGAREAIAAVQELGGRAIVVTAKYPVNARLHLDHLGLAPDVLIGDLWAEDKALALREHGASVYVGDHVGDVRGARTAGALSVAVATGPCDVEELRAAGADVLLADLTAFPAWLRGYRAETDPAASRA
- a CDS encoding cold-shock protein, producing MPTGKVKWFNSEKGFGFLSRDDGEDVFVHSSVLPAGVDTLKPGQRVEFGVVAGQRGDQALTVTLLDPAPSVAAAQRRKPDELASIVQDLTTLLENVTQQLERGRYPDKAHGAKIAGMLRAVADQMDV
- a CDS encoding 1,4-dihydroxy-6-naphthoate synthase; amino-acid sequence: MSEPLKIAYSPCPNDTFVFDAWAHGRVPGAPALDVTFADIDITNGMAERGEFDVLKVSYAVLPWVLEEYALLPCGGALGRGCGPLVLTRDGGSAADLAGKTVAVPSERSTAYLLFRLWAATEVPGGVGEVVVLPFHEIMPAVRDGKVDAGLVIHEARFTYQDYGLACLADMGEHWESTTGLPIPLGAIIAKRSLGAARLRELAEAARTSVRMAWDDPLVSRPYVLEHAQEMDPAVADQHIGLYVNEFTAGLGEAGYAAVRGLLTRAAAEGLVPPLGRDALAFP